In Proteiniborus ethanoligenes, the genomic stretch AAAAAGATTATTTTAATAAATGGGCAATTACTCAGGAGGGTATTGAATACGTTGAGAACTATTTTGGAAAGGAGGAGTATTAAATGTCCCCACAATTAGAAATTCAAATTATTGCAGTAATAGTGGCAATAGCTTGCTCTCTTCCAGGTGTATTCTTGGTTTTAAGGAAAATGTCTATGATGACAGATGCTATAACACATACGATTTTACTAGGTGTTGTAATTGCATTTTTCATTGTTCACAGCCTAACCTCTCCATTTCTAATAGTAGGAGCTGCTCTTATGGGGGTGCTAACTGTGTTTTTGACTGAAATGCTTAACAGTACAAGATTAGTATCCGAGGATTCAGCTATAGGCATAGTATTTCCGTTGCTTTTTAGTATAGCTATAATAATAATATCTAAGTATGCAGGCTCAGTTCATTTAGATACAGATTCTGTTTTGTTAGGGGAGCTTGCATTTGCTCCCTTTAATCGTATGAAGATATTTGGAATTGATATAGGAGTAAAGGCTATTTATTCAATGGGATTTATACTTATTATGAATATTTTATTCATAATAATATTCTTTAAGGAGCTTAAGATAGTAACCTTTGATCCTTCGCTTGCAGCTGTTTTAGGATTTTCACCTTTTATGATACATTATAGCTTAATGACTATTGTATCAATAACTGCTGTAGGAGCTTTTGAATCAGTAGGCTCTATATTAGTTATTGCATTTATGATTGGGCCTCCAGTTACTGCATATCTTCTTACGGATAATTTAAAAAGTATGATTATATTAAGTGCATTTATTGGAGGAATAAATGGTGTACTAGGTTATCAACTTGCTTCTCTATTAGATGTTTCAATTGCTGGCTCAATGGCGGTTATGACAGGAATAATGTTTTTAATAGTGTTTATATTTGCACCTGTAAGAGGCATATTAACTACATTTAAGAGACGAAAATCACAAAAAAGGGATTTCGCTGAAAAATCTCTAATATTTCATTTATATAATCATGAAGGGGATAAAAATGAATCTATAGAATGTGGAATAAATACTATTCAAGAGCATATGCATTGGAGTGAAGATTTTTTAGATTCAACAATCAATAAGCTTATCAAGGAAGAGAAAATTTACATCCATGATCATGTAATTAAGCTAACGGATTTTGGACGACAATATGCAATAAAAAGCTATGAGGAGATTTTCACAGGAAATATCTAGTTTTATATAAAAATTCTAAATAGAATACACCTCAAATGTATCCACTATAAAAATAGTAAATACAGAGAGGTGTATTTTTAGATACTTAATCTCTTGTAAAATTAAGCACATAATATTACAATATAATATAGTAATAGATATGAATCTTATAATATGAAAACGTTTCACAATAAATTACTGGGGGTGATTTTGTGGAGTATAGATCAAAGATTAAGGACAAGCAATTAGATGAGCTGTTTGAAGCTATATTGAAGCTTGAAAATATTGAGGAATGCTATAGATTTTTTGAGGATATATGCACAATAAATGAGCTTAAATCAATTAGTCAAAGACTAGAAGTAGCAAAATTATTAAGACAAGAGAAAACCTATAATGAAATTGAAGATGAGACAGGAGCAAGTACTGCAACTATAAGTAGAATAAATAGAGCTCTAAACTATGGAGCAGAGGGATATAGTCTAATATTGGATAGATTAGGATACAATAAAAAATAAGGAGAAGAGTATGAAAGCTAAAGACATGAATTCTAGAGAATTACAAATAAAAAGGTTAAGAACTATTAAAATAATCGAAATGTGTATAACATTTGTTGTTGTCATATTGGCAGTAGTTCTTTATGTTAAAGGCTATGATCCTACAGTTGTATTAGTTTA encodes the following:
- a CDS encoding YerC/YecD family TrpR-related protein codes for the protein MEYRSKIKDKQLDELFEAILKLENIEECYRFFEDICTINELKSISQRLEVAKLLRQEKTYNEIEDETGASTATISRINRALNYGAEGYSLILDRLGYNKK
- a CDS encoding metal ABC transporter permease; the encoded protein is MSPQLEIQIIAVIVAIACSLPGVFLVLRKMSMMTDAITHTILLGVVIAFFIVHSLTSPFLIVGAALMGVLTVFLTEMLNSTRLVSEDSAIGIVFPLLFSIAIIIISKYAGSVHLDTDSVLLGELAFAPFNRMKIFGIDIGVKAIYSMGFILIMNILFIIIFFKELKIVTFDPSLAAVLGFSPFMIHYSLMTIVSITAVGAFESVGSILVIAFMIGPPVTAYLLTDNLKSMIILSAFIGGINGVLGYQLASLLDVSIAGSMAVMTGIMFLIVFIFAPVRGILTTFKRRKSQKRDFAEKSLIFHLYNHEGDKNESIECGINTIQEHMHWSEDFLDSTINKLIKEEKIYIHDHVIKLTDFGRQYAIKSYEEIFTGNI